A portion of the Scylla paramamosain isolate STU-SP2022 chromosome 32, ASM3559412v1, whole genome shotgun sequence genome contains these proteins:
- the LOC135089194 gene encoding protein obstructor-E-like, which yields MKTLLVLAAHLALVLSQSCPLGGARYLPDRDQCDKYYECINGVKYERLCPDGLLFHDKITDGRYPCLYPNEVDCGSRTRRQPPQPTENCPHQWGYFGSGDRAQCGFFFNCVNGVAYRQDCPPGLAFSSVTYRCEWPDESPDCDAVAFLGFSCPATPGVSGYTQHKSHRDCREYFVCDNGNPRAHYCELGLVYNEATQQCADPSLVQGCQDYYSS from the exons ATGAAGACTCTACTGGTGCTCGCCGCCCACCTCGCCctcg TACTGAGTCAGTCGTGCCCTTTGGGAGGCGCGCGGTACCTCCCTGATAGGGATCAGTGCGACAAGTACTATGAATGCATAAATGGTGTGAAATATGAACGGCTGTGCCCGGATGGTCTCCTTTTCCACGACAAGATCACTGACGGCCGCTACCCCTGTCTCTATCCCAACGAGGTGGACTGCGGCTCCAGGACCCGCAGAC AGCCACCGCAGCCAACAGAGAACTGCCCTCATCAGTGGGGCTACTTTGGCTCTGGGGACAGAGCACAGTGCGGCTTCTTCTTTAACTGCGTCAACGGCGTCGCCTACCGACAGGACTGTCCCCCAGGCCTCGCCTTCTCGTCCGTCACCTACCGCTGCGAGTGGCCCGATGAATCTCCCGACTGTGACGCTGTTG CTTTCCTGGGCTTCTCATGCCCCGCTACGCCGGGGGTGAGTGGTTACACACAACACAagtcacacagggactgccgcgAGTACTTCGTCTGTGATAACGGAAATCCTAGAGCACACTACTGCGAACTGGGTCTCGTGTATAACGAAGCGACCCAACAATGCGCGGACCCCAGCTTAGTACAGGGATG ccAAGACTACTACTCGTCCTAA
- the LOC135089367 gene encoding LOW QUALITY PROTEIN: protein obstructor-E-like (The sequence of the model RefSeq protein was modified relative to this genomic sequence to represent the inferred CDS: inserted 2 bases in 1 codon) — MINALEFHPRHYEQIGLQTLASVISPGGSSRSGVLNRGYPYPLGVWEPKAGDLGLDFWAHVEGIKRTRSAPSRPYQLPLSCLTRSGPIPPPSPATAPSTSLASGTGGCADLRLPGGSRTILEPHVNPSVLGQSCPQKGERYFPDREQCDKYYKCVNGVKYERLCPDGLLFNDKIIDNRYPCYYPHEVDCGSRSRKQPPQPTERCPHQWGYFASGNRSQCGFFLSCANGVAIEQYCPHGLAFSSATNRCEWPEASPDCGAAAFLKFSCPXLSTGNGELTGYTQHRSQKECRKFIICVNGNPRAHYCELGLVYKEATRKCVNPDEVEGCENHYSPSDLLMYQKRLKWISVVNERREAELPELRKQVVKQRSQP, encoded by the exons ATGATCAACGCTCTTGAGTTCCATCCCAGACATTACGAACAAATAGGTCTTCAAACCCTTGCCTCTGTTATCTCTCCTGGAG GATCGTCTAGATCAGGGGTTCTTAACCGGGGGTATCCATACCCCTTGGGGGTATGGGAACCAAAGGCCGGGGATCTGGGACTCGATTTCTGG GCTCATGTAGAAGGTATTAAG CGAACGAGATCTGCTCCCTCTCGGCCCTATCAGTTGCCTCTATCTTGTCTCACTCGTTCTGGCCCCATCCCACCACCCTCGCCCGCTACTGCTCCCTCTACCTCCCTTGCCTCTGGCACTGGTGGCTGTGCGGACCTGCGTCTCCCTGGAGGATCGAGAACCATTCTGGAGCCCCACGTCAACCCTTCAG TACTGGGCCAGTCGTGCCCTCAGAAAGGCGAAAGGTACTTCCCTGACAGAGAGCAGTGCGACAAGTACTACAAATGTGTAAATGGTGTGAAATATGAACGGCTGTGCCCCGACGGCCTACTTTTCAACGATAAGATCATTGACAACCGCTACCCGTGTTACTATCCCCACGAGGTGGACTGCGGCTCCAGGTCCCGCAAAC AGCCACCGCAGCCAACAGAGCGCTGCCCTCACCAGTGGGGCTATTTTGCCTCTGGGAACAGATCACAGTGTGGCTTCTTTTTAAGCTGTGCCAACGGCGTCGCCATCGAACAGTACTGTCCCCATGGCCTCGCCTTTTCTTCAGCCACCAACCGCTGCGAGTGGCCTGAAGCGTCTCCCGACTGTGGCGCCGCTG CTTTCCTGAAATTCTCATGCCC CCTTTCGACTGGCAACGGGGAGCTGACTGGCTACACACAGCACAGGTCACAAAAGGAATGCCGCAAGTTCATCATCTGTGTGAACGGAAATCCTAGAGCGCACTACTGCGAACTGGGTCTCGTGTATAAAGAGGCCACCCGGAAGTGCGTGAACCCCGACGAAGTAGAGGGATG cgaAAACCACTACTCGCCCAGTGACCTCTTGATGTACCAGAAGAGGCTGAAATGGATAAGCGTCGTcaacgagaggagagaggctgAGCTCCCAGAACTGAGGAAACAGGTGGTAAAACAAAGAAGCCAACCATAG